Proteins encoded together in one Spodoptera frugiperda isolate SF20-4 chromosome 15, AGI-APGP_CSIRO_Sfru_2.0, whole genome shotgun sequence window:
- the LOC118278958 gene encoding uncharacterized protein LOC118278958 — protein MREKILLLNLLLLVSFVTCATVPGIPSHLRDCYRSGVPDLPAPRRLDVFLSLLKKLELQSQLDMRLLSSGLLRSLRLDGIEQSSVNAIETEFLLPFRASSFQFNKFKILMDIFLPSQNLVQVDEILPIAEKCLMHKMLSSTVRQWERGDENLVCPLSAQLGQNNNMDTQSSSRVISRCPIEDGVIQTQWGTISPGTVIAAVAASLESQRVSVTDILNANIFMEDVAEPLMVSAKQEWVDDIETLIPVVNNTPILRRQSDVADIGNVWVATLAGDLAEVVVNQGPRVGSIAQNMVIGSNNRWNDTLLPRDHYLFPQNLTVADWQFTDAEILAGIDGLILAHHVPKWVEQRRSLRLSQVLDMYYSNEGVSFDPSIKACNRQNLFSDIVNKGDLLVETSRFAHVLSLRQITVYVPVEEMERMAVAAVNAFMDYAPTLLRRVHKACEMLGGAPVVDLIVATDGSWKGYDVQQFMSWIGGSLETNMQRGSISLLHGNTGTWIAPPSHNLTTMFSYIKNFTDEWPNRLNLPTVMSTILQYSLNKSVAEIANNASGGPSTVVLIVSPSDRPSAPEMDRTRELMALLRTSYFDVYFSYVAEDLSDFQNINNEYLDYSELFISTTSTSVQDIVAAVDTFLVKSDIPQRLMGPQCPFNNTVFNQVEFEDFVLPNRPMLYRIHPFYLRLQDLIRVQFRNDGQGQLLVCMWRGAEASHNCQTIEQRGIHMFNLTKPCPSPDFCLPAYFTVTATSTDNLCANNDCRLPHQVGYYMSHAGLRCLPLQGNANTSEPFLKLIITSLLLLIFKINMPIK, from the exons ATGagagaaaaaatattactattgaaCTTATTACTATTAGTGAGTT TTGTGACATGTGCGACGGTGCCGGGTATACCGAGTCACCTGCGGGACTGCTACAGGTCGGGGGTCCCCGACCTGCCGGCTCCCCGGCGTCTCGATGTGTTCCTGTCCCTCTTAAAGAAGCTAGAACTACAGTCACAACTAGACATGAGACTGCTTAGCTCCGGCTTGCTAAgaag CTTGCGTCTAGATGGCATTGAACAATCGTCGGTGAATGCTATAGAAACTGAATTCCTATTGCCGTTCAGAGCATCCAGCTTCCAATTCAACAAGTTTAAGATCCTCATGGATATTTTTCTGCCGAGTCAAAATTTGGTGCAAGTCGATGAGATTCTGCCAATAGCTGAAAAATGTCTGATGCACAAAATGCTGAGTTCGACTGTGCGGCAATGGGAGCGAGGCGATGAAAATTTAGTATGCCCGTTATCAGCACAGCTTGGCcagaataataatatggataCACAGAGTAGTAGTAG AGTGATCAGTAGATGTCCCATAGAAGATGGGGTAATACAAACCCAGTGGGGCACAATTTCCCCTGGAACCGTCATAGCTGCTGTAGCCGCATCATTGGAATCTCAACGAGTATCAGTCACAGACATACTAAACGCCAACATATTTATGGAGGATGTAGCTGAACCACTGATGGTGTCAGCTAAACAGGAGTGGGTTGATGATATAGAAACGTTAATCCCAGTTGTAAACAACACCCCTATTTTACGACGACAATCCGATGTGGCTGATATAGGAAACGTCTGGGTCGCTACCCTCGCTG GTGATTTAGCAGAAGTGGTGGTAAACCAAGGTCCTAGAGTGGGCTCCATCGCTCAGAACATGGTGATAGGCAGTAACAACCGTTGGAACGACACCCTACTCCCTCGAGACCATTACCTCTTCCCCCAGAACTTGACCGTCGCTGACTGGCAGTTCACGGACGCCGAGATACTTGCAGGCATTGATG gtCTCATATTAGCACACCACGTACCTAAATGGGTGGAACAGAGACGATCGCTAAGACTGTCTCAAGTGTTAGACATGTATTATTCTAACGAAGGCGTGTCATTCGATCCTTCAATAAAGGCCTGTAACCGTCAGAATCTGTTCTCGGATATTGTGAACAAGGGAGACTTGCTTGTGGAAACTTCTAGGTTCGCTCATGTATTGTCCCTAAGACAGATCACTGTGTATGTACCAGTTGAAGAGATGGAGAGAATGGCGGTGGCCGCGGTCAATGCCTTTATGGATTACGCTC CTACTTTACTGCGCCGAGTTCATAAAGCATGCGAGATGCTCGGCGGTGCTCCTGTCGTGGACTTGATAGTCGCCACAGACGGGTCATGGAAAGGCTACGACGTCCAACAATTTATGTC GTGGATCGGCGGTTCTCTGGAAACAAACATGCAAAGGGGTTCAATATCCCTTCTCCATGGCAACACAGGAACGTGGATCGCTCCCCCTTCGCACAACCTCACCACGATGTTCTCCTACATTAAGAATTTTACCGACGAAT GGCCCAACCGACTCAACCTACCAACGGTCATGTCAACCATTCTGCAGTATTCGCTCAACAAGTCTGTAGCAGAAATAGCCAACAACGCTAGTGGTGGGCCCAGTACGGTGGTCCTCATAGTGAGTCCTAGTGACCGGCCTTCCGCACCGGAGATGGATCGCACCAGAGAACTCATGGCGCTATTGAGAACCAGTTACTTCGATGTATACTTCTCATATGTTGCTGAAGATCTGTCAGACTTTCAGAATATTAATAATGAGTATTTGGATTATTCTGAGCTGTTTATTTCG acGACATCGACGAGTGTGCAAGACATAGTAGCTGCCGTAGATACATTCCTGGTGAAGAGTGACATTCCACAGAGGCTAATGGGCCCCCAGTGTCCTTTCAACAACACTGTGTTTAACCAAGTAGAGTTCGAGGACTTTGTGCTGCCCAACCGACCAATGTTGTACCGAATACACCCCTTTTATTTAAGGCTGCAGGATTTAATCAGAGTTCAG TTCCGAAACGATGGCCAAGGTCAGCTGTTGGTCTGCATGTGGCGTGGTGCCGAGGCTTCCCACAACTGTCAGACTATAGAACAGCGAGGGATACACATGTTCAACCTCACAAAGCCGTGCCCTTCGCCGGACTTCTGTCTACCTGCCTACTTCACTGTCACCGCTACATCCACTGACAATCTGTGTGCAa ACAATGACTGCCGTCTTCCGCACCAAGTTGGATATTACATGAGCCACGCAGGTCTTAGGTGCTTACCTTTGCAGGGCAACGCGAACACATCTGAACcttttcttaaattaataattactagtttgttactattaatatttaaaataaatatgcctataaaataa
- the LOC118279074 gene encoding phosphatidylinositol glycan anchor biosynthesis class U protein produces the protein MGVILKYVVAGLLRYWLINLDYWQTIANRVEIATPLNSWKRLIEGVYLYDHNINPYEGDSFHESPIMLVFFYYIMKHVPFILPVLFTLLDLLTAHLLYKTSKAFIRILKESQEKQLAEVADESKPMLLDDAQLKESAEYVLSVYLFNPYSVLNCAGMTTTVIQNLLVATALWGASSGQRIIACVFIALATHQALYPVLLIVPVALILAEVNKGCTKCSYIRTLLVFVLSWGFLIYLSAYIMDGSYKYVYNTYGFILTVPDLKPNIGLFWYFFTEMFEHFRVLFVCAFQINALALYVVPLTLRFKKDPILLATVLIALSSIFRSYPCVGDVGFYLALLPMWKHLFTFMQQKFIVGCTFIITSALGPTVWHLWIYSGSANANFFFGVTLSFATAQIFLITDLLFAYIKREFTLKHGSSRQVDGKPAKLVLR, from the exons atgggtgtgattttaaaatatgtggTAGCCGGCTTATTACGGTATTGGTTAATTAATTTGGATTATTGGCAAACGATAGCGAACAGAGTGGAAATTGCAACGCCTCTGAACTCATGGAAGAGGTTAATAGAAGGCGTTTATTTATATGATCACAACATAAACCCTTACGAAGGAGATTCGTTTCATGAATCGCCTATAATGCTAGTCTTTTTCTACTATATCATGAAACACGTGCCATTTATATTACCAGTCTTATTCACATTGTTGGACCTCCTGACTGCTCATCTTCTATACAAAACTTCTAAGGCCTTTATACGGATTTTGAAAGAATCCCAAGAGAAGCAATTAGCTGAAGTTGCTGATGAGTCTAAACCTATGCTTTTGGATGATGCTCAACTGAAGGAATCTGCAGAATATGTGTTATCTGTCTACTTGTTCAACCCATATTCTGTTTTGAACTGTGCTGGTATGACTACAACAGTTATACAGAACTTGTTGGTGGCTACGGCCCTGTGGGGGGCTTCAAGTGGGCAGAGAATTATTGCTTGTGTGTTTATTGCATTAGCTACACACCAGGCCCTGTACCCAGTTCTGCTAATTGTACCAGTTGCCTTAATATTGGCTGAAGTCAACAAAGGGTGCACCAAATGTTCTTATATTAGAACATTACTTGTGTTTGTGCTAAGCTGGGGATTCCTCATTTATTTGTCAGCATACATTATGGATGGTTCTTACAAATATGTCTACAACACCTATGGATTTAT ATTGACTGTTCCTGACCTGAAGCCAAACATTGGATTGTTCTGGTATTTCTTTACAGAAATGTTTGAACATTTCCGAGTGCTGTTTGTATGTGCATTCCAAATCAATGCTCTGGCCTTGTATGTGGTTCCTCTTACACTAAGATTCAAGAAAGACCCAATACTATTGGCCACAGTGCTTATTGCACTCTCAAGTATATTCAGATCCTACCCATGTGTGGGTGATGTTGGCTTCTATTTAGCTTTACTGCCAATGTGGAAACACTTATTCACAT tcATGCAGCAGAAATTCATAGTGGGCTGCACATTCATCATTACTTCAGCTCTTGGACCAACAGTGTGGCACCTGTGGATATACTCCGGATCAGCGAATGCTAACTTTTTCTTTGGAGTTACTCTCTCCTTTGCTACTGCCCAAATATTCCTTATCACAGACTTACTGTTCGCATATATTAAGAGAGAGTTTACCTTAAAGCATGGATCATCAAGACAAGTGGATGGAAAGCCGGCCAAATTGGTACTtcgataa